In Zingiber officinale cultivar Zhangliang chromosome 3B, Zo_v1.1, whole genome shotgun sequence, a single window of DNA contains:
- the LOC122055929 gene encoding probable allantoate deiminase isoform X2 — translation MASVLRKNALISLLLIALMLVIVAEAESIGDAGSDLLREILRDEAVERINQLAKISDADGYLERTFLSLASRKAAEPIIKWMQDAGLRTWVDQMGNIHGRIESVNRTEETLLIGSHYDTVVDAGRFDGSLGIISAISALKVLKISGKLLKLKRPVEIIAFSDEEGVRFQSTFLGSAAIAGQLPASVLKTSDKNGVTIQDVLKANSFEGTDGSLLQVKYDPESVWGYVEVHIEQGPVLESLGYPLGIVKGIAGQTRLKVKVTGSQGHAGTVPMLMRQDSLTAAAELIVNLESLCKYPDRVFTCNEQCGCYSKESFSGLVCTVGEISTWPGASNVIPGQVNFTVDVRAMDDEAREIVVSEFSRQIYQICDNRMVNCTIERKHNAEAVHCDSELSRQLKQAAHSTMKKILGKNIREVPILMSGAGHDAMAMSHLTKVGMVFVRCRGGISHSPDEYVMDDDVWAAGLVLLNFLDQQVIDDHMSS, via the exons ATGGCTTCCGTTCTTCGGAAAAATGCGCTGATCTCATTGCTGTTGATTGCCCTAATGCTTGTTATTGTTGCAG AGGCGGAGAGCATTGGAGACGCAGGGAGTGACTTGTTGAGAGAGATTCTTAGGGATGAAGCGGTGGAAAGGATCAATCAGCTCGCGAAG ATATCTGATGCTGATGGATATCTTGAGAGGACATTCCTAAGTCTAGCCTCGAGGAAAGCTGCAGAACCAATAATCAAGTGGATGCAAGATGCTGGGTTGAGGAC GTGGGTTGATCAAATGGGAAACATACATGGCCGAATTGAGAGTGTTAATAGAACTGAAGAGACCTTGTTAATTGGATCTCACTAT GACACTGTTGTTGATGCTGGAAGGTTTGATGGATCATTGGGCATTATATCTGCAATCTCTGCTTTGAAAGTTTTAAAGATAAGTGGGAAATTGCTCAAACTCAAGAGACCAGTAGAG ATCATTGCATTTAGTGATGAGGAGGGTGTAAGATTTCAGTCTACATTTCTAGGCAGTGCAGCTATTGCTGGTCAGCTCCCTGCATCAGTGTTGAAAACATCTGATAAGAA TGGTGTCACAATTCAAGATGTGCTGAAAGCAAATTCTTTTGAAGGCACTGATGGAAGTCTTCTTCAGGTCAAGTATGATCCTGAATCTGTGTGGGGTTATGTGGAG GTGCACATTGAACAAGGTCCTGTATTGGAATCTCTTGGTTATCCTCTTGGCATTGTCAAAGGAATTGCTGGACAAACACGATTAAAG GTAAAAGTAACTGGTTCTCAGGGGCATGCAGGTACTGTTCCAATGCTAATGCGTCAAGATTCATTAACCGCAGCAGCTGAACTTATTGTAAATCTGGAGAGTCTATGCAAATATCCTGATAGAGTCTTCACCTGCAACGAGCAGTGTGGATGCTATAGCAAAGAATCCTTTTCAGGATTGGTTTGCACCGTGGGGGAGATATCTACCTGGCCAGGCGCAAGCAATGTCATCCCAGGCCAG gtaAACTTCACTGTTGATGTACGAGCAATGGATGATGAGGCAAGGGAAATTGTAGTTTCAGAATTTTCACGCCAAATCTATCAAATATGTGACAATCGGATGGTTAATTGTACTATCGAGCGTAAG CATAATGCAGAGGCAGTACATTGCGACTCTGAGCTAAGTCGACAACTCAAACAAGCAGCTCACTCAACCATGAAGAAGATTTTGGGAAAAAACATTAGGGAAGTGCCGATACTGATGAGCGGAGCGGGGCATGATGCAATGGCAATGTCTCATCTTACCAAG GTGGGGATGGTGTTTGTTCGATGCCGCGGAGGTATCAGCCATTCTCCCGATGAATATGTAATGGATGATGATGTCTGGGCTGctggtcttgttcttttaaatttcctCGATCAACAAGTAATTGACGACCACATGAGCTCATAG
- the LOC122055929 gene encoding probable allantoate deiminase isoform X1: MASVLRKNALISLLLIALMLVIVAGLEAESIGDAGSDLLREILRDEAVERINQLAKISDADGYLERTFLSLASRKAAEPIIKWMQDAGLRTWVDQMGNIHGRIESVNRTEETLLIGSHYDTVVDAGRFDGSLGIISAISALKVLKISGKLLKLKRPVEIIAFSDEEGVRFQSTFLGSAAIAGQLPASVLKTSDKNGVTIQDVLKANSFEGTDGSLLQVKYDPESVWGYVEVHIEQGPVLESLGYPLGIVKGIAGQTRLKVKVTGSQGHAGTVPMLMRQDSLTAAAELIVNLESLCKYPDRVFTCNEQCGCYSKESFSGLVCTVGEISTWPGASNVIPGQVNFTVDVRAMDDEAREIVVSEFSRQIYQICDNRMVNCTIERKHNAEAVHCDSELSRQLKQAAHSTMKKILGKNIREVPILMSGAGHDAMAMSHLTKVGMVFVRCRGGISHSPDEYVMDDDVWAAGLVLLNFLDQQVIDDHMSS; this comes from the exons ATGGCTTCCGTTCTTCGGAAAAATGCGCTGATCTCATTGCTGTTGATTGCCCTAATGCTTGTTATTGTTGCAG GTTTAGAGGCGGAGAGCATTGGAGACGCAGGGAGTGACTTGTTGAGAGAGATTCTTAGGGATGAAGCGGTGGAAAGGATCAATCAGCTCGCGAAG ATATCTGATGCTGATGGATATCTTGAGAGGACATTCCTAAGTCTAGCCTCGAGGAAAGCTGCAGAACCAATAATCAAGTGGATGCAAGATGCTGGGTTGAGGAC GTGGGTTGATCAAATGGGAAACATACATGGCCGAATTGAGAGTGTTAATAGAACTGAAGAGACCTTGTTAATTGGATCTCACTAT GACACTGTTGTTGATGCTGGAAGGTTTGATGGATCATTGGGCATTATATCTGCAATCTCTGCTTTGAAAGTTTTAAAGATAAGTGGGAAATTGCTCAAACTCAAGAGACCAGTAGAG ATCATTGCATTTAGTGATGAGGAGGGTGTAAGATTTCAGTCTACATTTCTAGGCAGTGCAGCTATTGCTGGTCAGCTCCCTGCATCAGTGTTGAAAACATCTGATAAGAA TGGTGTCACAATTCAAGATGTGCTGAAAGCAAATTCTTTTGAAGGCACTGATGGAAGTCTTCTTCAGGTCAAGTATGATCCTGAATCTGTGTGGGGTTATGTGGAG GTGCACATTGAACAAGGTCCTGTATTGGAATCTCTTGGTTATCCTCTTGGCATTGTCAAAGGAATTGCTGGACAAACACGATTAAAG GTAAAAGTAACTGGTTCTCAGGGGCATGCAGGTACTGTTCCAATGCTAATGCGTCAAGATTCATTAACCGCAGCAGCTGAACTTATTGTAAATCTGGAGAGTCTATGCAAATATCCTGATAGAGTCTTCACCTGCAACGAGCAGTGTGGATGCTATAGCAAAGAATCCTTTTCAGGATTGGTTTGCACCGTGGGGGAGATATCTACCTGGCCAGGCGCAAGCAATGTCATCCCAGGCCAG gtaAACTTCACTGTTGATGTACGAGCAATGGATGATGAGGCAAGGGAAATTGTAGTTTCAGAATTTTCACGCCAAATCTATCAAATATGTGACAATCGGATGGTTAATTGTACTATCGAGCGTAAG CATAATGCAGAGGCAGTACATTGCGACTCTGAGCTAAGTCGACAACTCAAACAAGCAGCTCACTCAACCATGAAGAAGATTTTGGGAAAAAACATTAGGGAAGTGCCGATACTGATGAGCGGAGCGGGGCATGATGCAATGGCAATGTCTCATCTTACCAAG GTGGGGATGGTGTTTGTTCGATGCCGCGGAGGTATCAGCCATTCTCCCGATGAATATGTAATGGATGATGATGTCTGGGCTGctggtcttgttcttttaaatttcctCGATCAACAAGTAATTGACGACCACATGAGCTCATAG